The segment CTCTCGGTCAACGACCGCATCGTCGAGATAACCGGGTTCGCGCGCGAACGGTTGCTCGGCGAGCACGTGTCGGTGCTCTTCGGCAGGGACAGTGAGACGATCGAACGCGAGATCGACCGCCTCCGAGCGACCCCCTCCGACGACAGCCGGTTACTCGATCTCACCGTGGAGACCGCCGACAGCGAACAGATTCGCTGTGAACTGCGGGTGAACGTACTCCGGTCGGATGATACCGTACAGGAAACGGTCGGTATCGTCCGCGAAACTGGCGGACGTCGACGGAGGAAACCGGAAGCCACCGAAGCGACCTTCCGCCGACTGTTCGAGAACGTGCCCGGAAACTATCTGATCGTACAGCCCGGAGGGTACGAAATCGTGGCCGTGAGCGACGCGTATCTCGACGCGACGATGACCGAGCGATCGGAGATCCTGGGTAAGACGTTGTTCGAGATCTTTCCGAACAACCCAGACGACCCGGCCGATGGCGTCGAGAACCTCCGTGAGTCGCTCGAGAGGGTAGCGGAGTCCGGGGAACCGGACACCATGCCGGTGACGCACTATCCGATTCCCGACCGCGGAACCGGTGGCGGTGAGCCGAGCGAAGCGAGGCGATCCCCATCGGGCGAGCGCACCGAGTTCGGCGGCGAAGAGTTCGAAGAGCGGTGGTGGAATCCGATCAATTCGCCGGTGTTCGACCCGACTGGCAAAATCGACTACATCGTCCACAGCGTCGAGGACATCACTCCAATCGTCCAGGAACTTCAGGCAGAGGACGAACAGGAGCTGTTACACGCTCCCGACACGTCGGATTCACAGCTCGTATCGGGGTCGAATTCACAGCTCGCATCTGACATCGCGCTGCGCGGACAGGAGTTACTACAGCAGGCGAAACAAAGCGCGTACGAACAACTGCACGAGAGCGAAGAGCGCTTTCGCGCGTTGGTCACCACCACGTCGGATGCGGTGTTCAGCACGAACGCGGACTGGAGCGAGATGCACAGGTTAGAGGGATCTGATTTCCTCGCTGACACCGACGAGGAAGGGCCGTCGTGGGTTGAAAAATACGTACCCCCCGATGACCGGCCGCGCGTTCAGCGAACTATCGACGAAGCCATTCGTGCGAAACGCAGCTTCGAGTTGGAACACCGGATCGTTCGTGAAGACGGCACAGCAGCCTGGATCGTCTTGCGCGCCACACCGCTCCTGAACGAGGACGGCGAAATCACTCGATGGTTGGGCGCGGCGAACGACGTGACCGAACGGGTCGAACGCGAGCGATATCTCGAGGATGCGAAAGAGCGACTGGAAGCGGCGACAGAAGCCGGCGCTGTCGGGACCTGGGAGTGGCACATTCCCGAAGACCGGCTGGTCACGGGCGTGTCGTTCGCCAAGAAGTTCGGGATCGATCCCGACGCGGCCTCGGAGGGCGTGTCGTTCGACCGGTTCGCCTCGGCCATCCACGACGACGACCGCGAGCGGGTCGAACGCGAGATCGAGGCCGCCATCGAATCGGGTGAGGAGTACGAAGAAGAGTACCGCGTCTGGGACGACGACGACGAACTCCGGTGGGTCGTCGCGCGCGGTCACGTCGAGTACGATGACGGAAACCCGACAACCTTCCCCGGTGCCCTGGCCGATATCACCGAGCGAAAGCGGTTCGAGCGCCGACTCGAGGAATCCAACAAGCGCCTCGAACAGTTCGCGTACGCCGCCTCACACGACCTCCAAGAGCCCCTGCGGATGGTCACGAGCTATCTCCAGTTGATCGAGCGCCGCTACGCGGATGAGCTCGACGAAGACGGTGAGGAGTTCATCCAGTTCGCCACCGACGGTGCCGACCGGATGCGCGAGATGATCGAGGGACTGCTCGAGTACTCGCGGATCGAAACGCGCGGCGATCCCTTCGAGCAGATCGATCTAGACGCCGTTCTGGCGGACGTTCGCCGGGATCTTCAGGTGAGAATCGAAGAGAGCGATGCCGAGATTACGGCCGAGCCGCTGCCCCACGTCGAGGCTGATCCGGGACAGGTACGTCAGGTATTCCAGAACCTGCTTTCTAACGCGATCGAGTACAGTACCGATCCGCCACGGATAGACGTTTCCGCTGTGCGGAACGGTTCGGAGGTGACCGTCTCGGTCGCCGACGAGGGAACTGGTATCGATCCGGACGACAGGGAGCGCGTCTTCGAAGTGTTCCAGAGCCTACACGCCCAGAACGAGCACTCGGGAACGGGGATCGGCCTCGCGCTCTGTAAACGTATCGTCGAGCGCCACGGCGGTACCATCTGGGTCGAACCCGAACCGGGCGAAGGCGCGACCGTCTCGTTTACGCTCCCTGCTGCAAGCGGTGACGAGACGTGAGTGTTCGACGAGGCTAATCCGGCCTCTTGGTCGCACCCTATACGTGGCGATTCGGACTCTTGACCGAGCGACGACGGAGAACGAGATGGATGACCATCGTCGTCACCACCTTTCGGACGGCCGTTCGACTCCAGAAGTCGCTACCGATCGTAGCGTATACTCGATCCGTCCGTTCCCTCAGTCGCTAATGAACTTGTTGTCCCGCCAGTTGACGCCGCTTTCGCCCGAGCCGTGATCGCGCGGCCCTTCGACGACCTCGATGTTAGCCGGACGCGGTTCGCCCTCGACGATTCGGGTGGCCTCGAGTTCGCCGCCGTGCTCTGAGATGGCGGTCAGCGTACCTTTTTCCGTATTTTCTGCGATCTCACAGAGGACGAGGAACATCTCGTACTGGAGCAAGGAGTTCTGCAGGACGGTTTCGCGGTCGCCTTTGAAGGCCGCGAACTCGACGAGTTCGGATTCGATCTCCTCTTCTTCTTCTTCGTCCCAGTGGAAGGAGTTGCGACGCTCGTCGGGGTCCTCCTCGTAGACGCGGTTTTCCGTCACGCTGGCTTTGAGCTGGGCGCTGGGGGTGTACTTGCTGACGGTTTCGTCGTTGGCGACGGCTTTTAAGATGAGCGTGTTGTTCCGCCGCGTGATTTCGACGTCGTCGACCCCTTCCGGGAACGTCGCGTCGTCGATATGATCGCGGAGTTCTTCGAGGGGGAGCTCGAGCGTCGAGTGCAACCGATATACGTGTCTGGATTCCTCTGTTGACATAGTGGGAAGGTTTGCGGCGACGGTCGCTTGGGTGGTACTACGTGGGCGTGACTTATATGATCTGCTATTAACTACGTGTCACTCGAGCCCGGATAAATTCAACCGCGGGGTTTCGGTACGGATTTTACTCTGGACCGAGGGTCGCCGCCAGTTCATCACGCTCTTCTAACTCAGCGAGAATATCCGACCCTCCGACAAATTCCCCGTCGACGAACGTCTGGGGGATCGTCTCCCAGCCGCTTTGGTTCTCGAGGGCGACGCGGAACTCGTCGAGTGACTCGAGGGCGTCGACCGTCTCGTACTCGTCGCGGTACTGGTCGATCAGCCCGAGCGCTCGCTTGGAGTAGCCACACTGGGGCATCAGCGCCGTCCCCTTCATGAAGAGAACGACTTCGTTGTCCTCGATCGCCGTTTCGACTCGCTCGTCGACCTCCTCCTGGTCGAGACCCTGGTTCGGTGGAAAGTCCATGTGGGGCTGTAGGTCGGTGAGCGGGATATGCCTTGCGTCCACGAGGATCCCGCGCCGTTCCCCACCGACGAACGCAGGCCCCTGGCCGATCCGGCGTCTCTCAGCCCGGTCCGGTCACGTCGACGCCGTCCGCGAGCAGCCGCCTGCGAACCAGATCCCGGTCGACGGTACCCGATGGCGTCCGGGGAATCGATCCCGCGAACCCGACAGTCTTCGGTCGCTTGAACGACGCGAGGCGCTCTTTACAGTGCTCGAGGATCGACTCGATCGCGCGGCGCTCGCGTGCGTTCTCTCCCGTCGAGCGCCGGGACGACTCGAGGACGACCAGCGCCGAGACGCGCTCGCCCCACTCCTCGTCGGCCAGCCCGACCACGGCGGCCTCCGCGACCGCCGAGTGCGACCGGAGCGCCTCGCGGACTTCATCGGGATCGACGTTCTCGCCGCCCGTGACGATTCGGTCGCTCCGTCGATCGTGAACCCAGAGCCGGCCGCTTTCGTCCCTGCTCGCCATGTCGCCGGTGTGTAAGCCTCGCTCGTCGACGGCGGAGACCGTTCGGTCGTCGTCGAGATAGCCCGGCGACACCGTCGGACCCGAGACGACGACTTCGCCAACCTCGCCCGTTCCGACCGGGTTTCCCTCCTCGTCGACGATCGAAACGTCGGTCGTGACGAGAGCCCGTCCGACGGTTCCCGGCCGCTCGACGGCGTCCGCCGGCCGCGCCGTCGCGATCTGCGAGGCGGTTTCGGTCATCCCGTAGGTCGGGTGGACCGGAACGCCGCGGTCGCGACAGCGCTCTATGAGGTCCCGCGAGGCCGGCGCGCCGCCGAGCAGGACGAACCGGAGCGTTTCGGGCGGCGTCCAGCCCGCCTCGAGTAACCGCCGGCACATCGTCGGGACGAGCGAGACGCCGGTGATTCCGTTCGTCTCGATGATGCGGGCCGTTTCCTCGGGATCGAACGAGCGCTGGATCACGGTGGTGGTTCCGTACAGCGTCGACCGGACGAGCGGCGCGAGCCCGCCCATGTGATACATCGGCAGACAGCAGAGCCACCGGTCGTCGGGGAGGACGCCCAGCCGAAACGCCGAGCCGATCGCGCTCGCGAGGAGGTTGCCGACGGTCAGGCGGACCGCCTTCGGCTCGCCCGTCGTCCCGGACGTGAACATGAGCAGGTGGGTTCGGTCTCGCTCGAGTTCGACCGGCTGCAAGTCGGTCACTCTATCCGGCCGAAGCGAATCGACGGCGTCGTGTCCGGAATCGTCGACCGAGACGATCGGACCGTCCGTGATCTCCGTGGCCAGTTCCGCCGTCGTCGACGAACAGACCAGTCCGTCGAGGTCGAGCCGATCCGCTTTCGAGCGCAGTTCGTCCGCCGTCTCCCGGACGTTGAGCGGAGCCACGGTGACGCCCCGGCGCATCGCGGCGAAGTACACCGCGGCGAAGGCGACTCGCGTTCCGACCAGGACGCCGAGTCGGGCTTCGGCGTCGTGGTCGCAATCGGGTCCGAAGACGGCGTTCTCGAGGCCGGCGGCGACTCCGTCCACGCGCCGGTCGAACGCCGCGTACGTCCACGACTCCGTCGTTGCTCCGTCCCCGCTTCCGGCCGAACCGTCCGCTTCAGCGTCGACGCTGACGATCGCCGTCGCCGCGGGCGTCGTCGACGCGCGCACGGACAGGAGATCCCGCGTCGGCCACTCGATCGATCCGATCACTTGTCCCACACCTCGTCGATGCCGAGCCCCTTCGCCTGTGGAACCACGGCCGACCCGTTCTCGAGCAAGACGGGATCGCGACCGAGGTCCTCCGCGAGCAGTCCCGCGGTTGCGAGCCCGCAGGCGGGGACGTCCGGAATCGAGGCCGCGAGATGGACGGCACCCGTGCGGGCGACGACGCCGTCGATCGTCGTCGTCACGATCGGCGTCAACTCGAGTTCGGTCGTCCAGGCGGCCATCCTGCGCGCGACGTCGATCCCGCCCACCGCCATCGGTTTCAGGACGACGGCATCGGCCGCGCCCGACTCACAGATCGCATCGATGCCGTGTTCGAGAACGCCCTCGTCGAGTGCGATCTTCACGTCTCGCGCGCGTTCGCGGAGGGCCGCGTGTCCCTCGAGCGCACCCGCCGGCAGCGGTTGCTCGAGGATCGAGACGTCGAACTCCTCGGCTGCCTCGAGGACGCTCTCGGCCTCCTCGTAGGTCCACGCCTCGTTGGCGTCGAGGCGCAACTCGACTCCTGACCCGGCCGCACGTCGCGCCTCTCGGAGCCGTTCGACGTCCGCATCGACGGATCTGAGTCCGACTTTGAGTTTACAGCAGTCGTATCCGCGCTCGACGGCCCGGCGCGTTTGCGCTCCGGTTTCGGACGGCGAGCCGTCGCCGACGGTCGCGTTCACGGGGACGCGCCCGATCATCGGCCCCCGACAGAGATACCGATACAGCGGCGTCGCCTCCCGGTTCGCCTGCAGGTCCGAAAGCGCGAGTGAGACGGCGTGTCGGGCCGCCACCTGTCGATCGACGCTCTCCAGTGCCGCCTCCGGGCCGTCGTCTCGAAACGCCGTTCGTGCGCGCTCGAGTGCTTCCTCACAATCCGCGGTGGATTCGGTCCAGCCAGCCAGCGGCGTCGCTTCGCCGTAGCCGACCGTAGCGGGATCCGTGACCCCCTCGCCGCGATCGACGAGGCGGACCAGAAACCCATCGCGGGAGTCGATCGTCCCCGACGCCGTCTCGAGCGGACTCGAGAGCGAAAGCGAGAAGGAGCGATACTCGAGGTCGAGATTGGATTTCCCGGTCATGCTAGCACCAGCCCCGAACCGAAGAGCACCGCGAAGATCGCGAGCAGTTTGCCGGTCTCTTCCAGGGCCGGATTGAGCGCCTCACCGTCGGTCCGGGTGCAGACGGTCCGGGCGATCAGCGCCGCGTAGGGAAGCGAGGCGACCGGGAGCAAGACCGCCGGCGAGAACCCTTCGATCAGCCAGAGCCAGACCGGCGTCAGGTACGCCAGCCCGACCATGGCGACGTACTCGAGGCGGGTCCACCGATAGCCGAGTCGAACGGCGAGCGTGCGTTTGCCGGTCTCGGCGTCGGTTTCTTTGTCCCTGATGTTGTTGACGACGATGATCGCCGTCGCGAGTCCCGCGATCGGGAGGCTGGCGACGATCGCCTCGCGAGTGATCGTCCCAGGCGGAACCGTCGCCGCGAGCGGCTCCGCGAGGACCGTCGCCGCCTGAACGTAGTAGGTTCCGACGACGGCGACGAGGCCGAAAAAGACGAAGACGAACAGATCCCCGAGGCCGTGGTAGCCCAGTGGGTAGGGGCCGCCGGTGTAGGCCCAGCCACAGAGAACGCTCACGAGTCCGATCACGAGGATCGGCAGGCCGCCTTCGTAGACGAGGTACGTTCCCGACAGGATCGCCAGCGCGAAGGTCACGATCGTCGCGAGTTTGACCTGGTCCGGGGGAATAATTCCCGCCTGCGTGACGCGGGTAAACCCCTTCCTGTCGTCCGTATCCGCTCCCTTGACCGCATCGTAGTAGTCGTTCGCAAAATTGGTCCCGATCTGGATCAGCGTCGCTCCGACGAACGCGATCAGCGCCGGAAGCGGTGCGAACACGCCGTCGTGGACTGCAAGCCCCGTTCCGACGATGACGGGAGCAGCCGCCGCGGGCAACGTCTGCGGGCGTGCGGCCATCATCCACGCCTTCGTCCGTGAGATCTCGTCGGCCGTACTCATTCGTTCGAGTGTCCCACTCGAGAGAGTGTCAACGTTGGCATTGCAACCGCCCCCGGTGCCACAGACGTGGCCGTCGAAACCGGTGACGTACACCAAAATCAGTTACGGACCAACGTTCAGGGTCGGTTTCGGACGACGAGACCGACGATCGCAGCGGTAATTCCCACGATCGCAGCCGGGATCGCGAACCCGGGGATCGGATCGTCGGACGTCGAGTCATCGCCGCTCGAGGGGGCGGCCGTCTCTCCGTCGCTGTCGTCGGTTTCGTCGGATGCGTCCCCGTTATTCGCGCTCGAACCGTCCGCCTCCTCAGCGCCGTCCGTTCCGTCACCGTCCTCGACCGCGGCGTCGTCGGCCAGCGTCACTCCCTCCGGTTCGTCGGCGTCGTCGTGTTCGCCTCCGGAGCCGTCGGATTCTTCATCGCCACCGTCGACGTGGACGGTCGCGTCGCGTTCGAACACCGACTGCGGATAATCGGTGACGAGTATGGCCGAGCCGTCGGTGAGTCCGATCGTCTCCGTCGTCGGCGGAGCGTCCTCGGCTACCTCGAGTGTGACCGTCGCCGCGGGTTCGGTCGCGACCGCGCCGTCGCCTGGGGGCTCGCGCTCCTGCTCGATCGTTACCGCCCCCGTCTCGTCGTCGATAGTCGCGGAGCCGATCACCTCCGCGTCGGAATCTCCCGCCGCGAGCATCGAACGGTGCTCGACCTCGGTAGCGGTGAAGACGTCGGTATCGTAGGTGAGATCGAACGAAAGCTCACCGAGTCCGTTCGCGTCGTAATCGCCGTGATCGCTCACCATCACCTCGAGTGCGATCGTTTCGCCGGGATCGGCGTCGATTTCGCTCTCTTCGACGTAGATGATGGTCACGCTGTCGCCCGCGATGACCGGTGCCGGGACGACCGCCCCGAAGGCGAGACCACACAGAACAACGACCAGCAGGACGGTGCGTCGTCGCGATCGACCGTCGGAGACGGACGCCCGTTCCATCACCGATCCTCCAGAACGAACTCGACCGGTGGCATCTCGAGGAACGCCGTCTCGTACCCCTGGTGGCGTGCAACCTGTGGCGGCGACTCGATCGTGATCGTCACCGAGTCTCCCGGCTCGATGTCCGCGATCGACGCCCCGTAGTGGAGATCGTACTCGCCGTCGAGAGTCTGCTCGAGCGTCGATTCACCGACCACCTCGCCGTCGCGTTCGACCGTCACCGAGAGAGACATATCCGCGAGCGGAACCCGGTTGTACGGTGTTCGAGGCGAAACGAGTAGGTACCGCTCGTCGCCGTCAGCGAGCCTGAAGCCGGACTCGAAGACGGTCGCAAGCATCGCCGCGTCGCCGCTTCGCGGGAGGTCTTCCGTTTCCTCGGGAACGGAGTCCGAGGTCGGGCCGACGAGTAGCGTTCCGGGGTACTCCTCGACTCGCGGGAGCGCGGAGTACGGGACGTGGTGGTCGTGGTCGTCGTCTCCGTGTTCGTCGTGGCCGTCGTCTCCGTGTTCGTCGTGGTCGTCGTCTCCGTGTTCGTCGTGGCCGTCGTCTCCGTGTTCCCCGTGGCCGTCGTCTCCGTGCTCGCCGTGGCCATCTCCGTGTTCCCCGTGATCCATCGGACCGATCGCACCCGGGCGGCCCCAGTACTCCTCGTCGAAGTACTCGACGCCGTCGACGACCTCGTGGCGGAACTCGTCGTCATAGACGAACTCGAACGTTGCAGTCCGGCTCTCCGTCAGCCGCCCCTCGAGCGCGCCGGTTCTCGTCGTCGAGATCGACGGAATCGTCACCTCGACGGTGTAGGTGCCGTCCTCGGGCAGGGGAACGTTGTCCCCGAAGTGAAAGCCCATCCCCTGGGAGATCATCGCCCACGGCGACCGCGGCGATCCGACGCTTTCGCCGTCCCGGAAGACCCTGATCTGGGCACCTTCGTCGGCCGGAAGGACGATTCCCGTTTCCGCGTCCCAGAGTGTGAACATCATGTGAACGCCGCGGCCGTCGTCTGGATCGACCCGTTCGACCTCGTCGTCGGTCCCGCCGCCGGCGATCACCCAGAACGGGTGGGGATACGAGAGCATCGGGGCAAGCACGAACTCGCCGGCCTCGATCGGCTCGAGCATCCGCATGGCCTCGCGGTGGGTGGGTAGGTAGACTGCGGCGGGGGGATCGTCGACTTCGACGAGTTCGGGTGCAACGGTCACGTCGTCGTCCTCGGTCGACTCCCCGGTGTCTTCGTCCGGATCCTCTCCGTTTCCGCCGAGTTCGAGACAGCCCGCGGCTGCGAGAAGCCCGGTCGCTGCGCCGAGTCGAATAACCGTTCGTCGATCGATGGTGTCGTGTTCCTGCATATGTCGTGTTTGTCTGAATCGTCGTGTGATTACGTTCTTCGAGTCGGGTTCGCCGGCGGCAACGAGCGAAGGGATCGCGGCGGAATCAGGGCGTTTCCCCGGCGGTCGATGAAGATGTAGTGGCGAATGCCGTTGTTCGCGAAGGGCACGTCGAGGTCGGCACCAGTCATCGCCTCGCGCACGCGAACGAACTCGCTGATCTCGCGCTGGAGCGAGACGAAGTGAAGTCCCGGGCCGTCGTCGACGGTGTTGAAATCCCGCCGCAAGAGGAGCGGATCGCCGTTTTCTCTGGCTCGAGCGGCCTTCTGGGCGTGTCCGACGACACCGCGTTCGCGGGCGTCCGCCTCGGTCGCCTCGATGCGCTCGTCGCTCAGTTCGCTCGTCGCACCGAGTCGTTCGCCGTGATCTCCGACCATCTCTCGCTCCGCGTGTTCCGGGCTGAACATCTTCGAGACGCGCTGGTAGTGGTTTTCCTGGTCGAACCAGACCTCGAGTTGGATGTCCATCGAGGAGACGTGCTGTGTCGTCCCGCCGGCGAACGGTCCCTCCGTGATCGTAACGCGATCTTCGGTCGCTTGACTCTCCCGAAAGCCCGAGCGAAACCCCATGAAAAACGGTGCCTCCTCGGGAACCGAGTCGGGAACGCCGTCGACGTCAGTTCGCTCCGCCGGCAATCCGTCTCCGACGAAGCCGGTCCGTCGGTCGTCCTCGAGTCGCTCGAAGACGTCCGAAAGCCCCGTCTCGACCGAGACGTCGTTCACCGTTTCGCACTCACCGAACAGCCCCTCCTCGGCCTCGAGGACGACCGACGGACGATCGCTCGCGAGGTGAAAGAGGGCATCGAACTCGTCGAACGTCGGACTCTCGCGATCGGTCAGTGCCGCCGGTTCGGGCAGATCGACCGAATCGGGTACCGGATCGTCAAACCGTTCGAAATACGAGGGCGTATAGCCGATGGTGAAGACCAGCCCCTCGTTGCTCCACTCGTAGGCTCGCTCGAGCGTTTCGAAGGCCCGTTCGACGGTCTCTCGGCTCGTCTCGTCCGGGTGGTCGACCAGAGAGAGCGCCACGAGGACGTGGTGTTCGGGCAACGCTACGTTGCCGTCGTCGTCGCTCGAGAGGGCGTCGTTCCAGGCGTGCTGGCGCTCCGGAAGCGAGTCGGGATCGTCCGTTCCCGTCGGCACGTCGGTCGCTCCGCTCGCGCCGTCACCATCGACGGCGTCGAGGCAGGCGGCCAGAGCGGAGACGCCGCCCGCCGCGACCAGTGACCGAACATATTCCCGGCGGGACAGCGAGGACCGGTCGGAGAGTGTCACCAGTCGGTATACGGGGACGGAACGTCCAAAACGTTGCGCTTCGTCGTCGAATATACCGTCACCTGTGACGCCGGTGTTCGATCGTTCGACTCCAGAACTGCTGTCACGAAACCGTCTCTGACTGAACCACCACCGACAATACAGTCGAACCGTGTCGCCCACATTTCGGTATAAATTGCCACCTTCTGAGGGGCGATCACAGAGTCAGGGGGACTCATCCGCGTCTCGCGGTCGGCTGAATTCGGCACCGCGTCTCGAGGTAGCCGAATTCAGCACCGTGACTCGAGGACGGTCGGATTCTGTCGGTCGAATTCAGTAGTGCCAGGGATACTCGTCGAACGACGGCTCCCGTCCTTCGACGAACGCGTCCCGTCCTTCCGCGGCCTCGTCGGTCATGTAGCCGAGGCGGGTCGCCTCACCCGCAAACACCTGCTGGCCGATCATCCCGTCGTCGGCCATATTGAAGCCGTATTTGAGCATCCGCATCGCGGTCGGACTCTTCGAGTTGATGCGCTCGCCCCACTCGAGGGCCGTCTCCTCGAGTTCGGCGTGTGGGACGACCTCGTTGACCATGCCCATATCGGCTGCTTCCTCGGCGGAGTACGTCTTCCCGAGGAAGAACACCTCGCGGGCTTTTTTCTGGCCGATCTGTTTCGCGAGGTAGGCGGACCCGAAGCCGGCGTCGTAGCTCGCGACGTCCGGATCGGTCTGGAGGAACTTCGCGTGTTCGTCGCTCGCAAGCGTGAGATCGCAGACGACGTGGAGGGAGTGACCGCCGCCGACGGCCCAGCCGGGGACGACGCAGACGACCACCTTCGGAACGTGTCGAATGAGCCGCTGAACCTCGAGAATGTGAAGTCGTCCCTGCTCTGAAGCCCGGTCTTCGTCCCCGTCGTACTGATAGCCGTCCTCGCCCCGGATCGTCTGATCGCCGCCGGAACAGAACGCCCACCCGCCGTCGTCCGGCGAGGGACCGTTGCCCGTCAGCAGAATACAGCCGA is part of the Natrarchaeobius halalkaliphilus genome and harbors:
- a CDS encoding DUF7405 family protein, which encodes MTLSDRSSLSRREYVRSLVAAGGVSALAACLDAVDGDGASGATDVPTGTDDPDSLPERQHAWNDALSSDDDGNVALPEHHVLVALSLVDHPDETSRETVERAFETLERAYEWSNEGLVFTIGYTPSYFERFDDPVPDSVDLPEPAALTDRESPTFDEFDALFHLASDRPSVVLEAEEGLFGECETVNDVSVETGLSDVFERLEDDRRTGFVGDGLPAERTDVDGVPDSVPEEAPFFMGFRSGFRESQATEDRVTITEGPFAGGTTQHVSSMDIQLEVWFDQENHYQRVSKMFSPEHAEREMVGDHGERLGATSELSDERIEATEADARERGVVGHAQKAARARENGDPLLLRRDFNTVDDGPGLHFVSLQREISEFVRVREAMTGADLDVPFANNGIRHYIFIDRRGNALIPPRSLRSLPPANPTRRT
- a CDS encoding 1,4-dihydroxy-2-naphthoyl-CoA synthase; amino-acid sequence: MVSELFDEERWTPVDGLERDFRDITYHRAVDSGTVRIAFDRPSVRNAFRPGTVDELYDALEHAKRQTDVGCILLTGNGPSPDDGGWAFCSGGDQTIRGEDGYQYDGDEDRASEQGRLHILEVQRLIRHVPKVVVCVVPGWAVGGGHSLHVVCDLTLASDEHAKFLQTDPDVASYDAGFGSAYLAKQIGQKKAREVFFLGKTYSAEEAADMGMVNEVVPHAELEETALEWGERINSKSPTAMRMLKYGFNMADDGMIGQQVFAGEATRLGYMTDEAAEGRDAFVEGREPSFDEYPWHY